GCTCTGCCTCTACTCTCATATCCAGACATGTTTCTTGTTGGAATTATTGGTCTATTTAAATCCTCACATTATAATGTAATAGAATATTCTAATAAAAGAAACAGCGCCACCTAGTGCCAATCCGTGGGAAACGTCTGGAGCAGGTGGTCAAACGCAGGCTGTGGAAAAGTTGATGGTCGACCCTTGGGATTCTCTGGGTATTGTTGGCTATGTTCTTACTACACTACATGCTCTGTTCCTGGTAGAACAGTTAGGGGAAAAATCTATCTAATTTAAATCTAGTTTTGGATCATGAGCTACAAACGATGAATATATTGCTATACATTCGAAAGGAACACGTATCTACACACACAGAATTTGTTTTCTGATCCTTATTAGTTATTAGCTACAGTTTAAAAGGTTTATTGGTTATAATTAGatgtttaattttctttaattgtTCACAAACTTACTTGGGTACAACTGAACTTAACCTTTTTAGCTGTAGTGATTAATTATAAATGCACATTTGAGCTTTTACTGTAGCAGCATTGATTTCTTTCAGTTCATAACATTTCACTATGACCAATATGACAGATGATAACCAATccctttatttaatcatttcaaaTAAGTATCAATTTACCAGGAgaaaaacatatgtacagtaaatacaaATATCTACTGTTGTCCCCTCTTTACAAATGGTGCACTATTTTGTAGAATAATTGTATAATCTTGAGAAACGTTATGAAAACCATAATCTGAAATGACCATACCTTCATTAATCTCTTTTTGAAATCACAGAGTGAACAAGGTGTGTTGGGCTGAACTTCTGATCCTCCAGCAGTTGCCATTATTAAACCTTTTAGAAACCATAAAActactgcatttacatttacattggctgcatttagcagacgcccttttccagagcaacgtacaaaagtgctttgagtctctagtaataaataaatctacactggtacgccagattacaaacttaatataaatataacccttaaattctacaaacttggaaagtggtAATTTGTGCTACTGCAGTATGACATTGCCATATTTTTAAACAGAACAAAGCTCCTCAGCCCGAGGTGCAAGCAGCTTCTGTCCAGGACCTTCCAGTATTCATTCTCAACCTTGGGACCATCGGTCACATCCTCCTGACCCGTGGGATGCTCCTCAGACCACCCCCAGTCCTGTTCCCTCAAATCAGACATGGCTCTCAGCTGCTGCTCCTGGTAGGAACAATATATTTGGTCAACAttataaactgaaataaataataccATGCATAATCATATATGAGtgatttttattgatatttgttTTAGCAGCCACAGGAATAGATCCTTTCTCTCCACTAGCATCAGACAAAAAAGGGTCTGCTGTCCCTATAAAAGGCTCTTTACCACGGCATGGGAGTCCCACAGGTAAGAATTTTAGCCCTTAATAAACTAACACTAATTTTGTACAGATTTTTATtgcaataaacaatatattttcaGATGGAGATTTTTTCGATGATGCCATGGATGGAGGCCAGGTGAACGTTAATGGCCGTGGTGAGGGAAGTCCAGAGTTATTTGACCTGTCTCGTCTGGGAGAGTGTTTAGCAGAGCCAGTGCCTCCGACCTGTAGCGCACCGGAAGCCTTTCTGGGTCCGGCAGCGGCCTCGCTCGTCAATCTTGACTCCTTGATCCCACCGAATCCCACTCCCAAAAACTTAAACCCGTTTTTAACAGGTAAGACTGAGTGGGATGTTACACAGCATGCAAATTCACACAGGTGCTTCACATGATCATTTTATCTCTCAACACTGACTAGTTAGGATTGTACAGAAGATATGAAGAGACCATAACAATCCTTTTTGCATCTATAATGCTTTTATCAAAGTTCCAACTTTTTATATAGTAAATCAAGCATAATGTGAACTGAACATCTTGActtgtatgatttttatttatttattttttgtcttacTCCCTTTAGGTCTGAGTGAACCTTCTGTCACAAATCCATTCCAGAGCGAGCCTACACGGCTTACCCTCAATCAGATGCGTCCCGGCTCTGCTTCCCCTGATCCCAGCTCACTGCAAAACAGCACCTCTCTGCCAATGCCTGTGGGCAGTCAGCCCTTGTCCTTACCCAGCTCCTTCACCCAGCCTTCAGAGGGACAACCTAACATGTCTCAACCGCTGCCCCCCAcatcatccacatccacacacgGACAGCCAGACCAGAGTCAGAACCCCTTCCTCTGAGGGCTGGTGTGAGCTACATGTGGCCTGAATGTACGCTTGCTGGCCTGAGTAACGATGCTTATAACGGAGTGACGATTTAACTGCAGACTCAGATCTAAACTGGAATTATAGCTCAAATTAATGACACTACTGTTTTTATACAGGCTAACTGTTTTCACGGCTCTTTGCTATTGCCACTTATCCTCTTATATCCATCTGCACTACAGAACCAATGTGTCTTCAGCATATAAGCAAGCagcctgttttctttcttttttttatgtattggaACATGATCTACTTTCAGACAAAACTTCAGCCTACTCCATAATGTCCAGTGACTTTACAACTCTCTAGGCCTGCTTTAGTAACCCTTCATGTAGTGTTCCATACACCCTGGGGACTTCCTGTTCCACTTTTCTTCTGTATTATTCATTCTGGATGACTGATCTCAATGAGCAGAATAGCATGGAAGCTAGCCATCCTGATAATGAAGCTCTCCCAGTCAAGCAAGTCTGATCAGTGTGCCAGATATTTAACACCAGACCAAGacatgtttgtctgtctgtctgttttttgaggtttttttaaacctgtCTTTTAAATTGGCTGCTAAGTGAACACACTTCATGAAGGGAATGAATTTACTGTGGAGTGATTTACTAACAGAATGTGTGAATAAGAGActtctggaaatagaaaagatTTCTCACCAAATATAGGAATGAAAATGCATCTCGCTAtatcgacaaaagtattgggacaccaaacttttccagacatatttGGTGCTCTGACaaaagttggaggcatacaattctgtaggacatctttggataaAGTGTCATACAATGTTCTCTTCGCTTGAATTAGAAGAC
This genomic interval from Silurus meridionalis isolate SWU-2019-XX chromosome 22, ASM1480568v1, whole genome shotgun sequence contains the following:
- the LOC124376359 gene encoding epsin-3-like is translated as MSPVYLLFLDEDECKEEIDVCGNNAVCTNTIGGYYCQCETGYQNNKRKLYFTAEDELQCKDINECTENKTICGPNAECNNTVGSYFCVCAEGFVASNKQERFNGSQNVTCNEQSSSARGASSFCPGPSSIHSQPWDHRSHPPDPWDAPQTTPSPVPSNQTWLSAAAPAATGIDPFSPLASDKKGSAVPIKGSLPRHGSPTDGDFFDDAMDGGQVNVNGRGEGSPELFDLSRLGECLAEPVPPTCSAPEAFLGPAAASLVNLDSLIPPNPTPKNLNPFLTGLSEPSVTNPFQSEPTRLTLNQMRPGSASPDPSSLQNSTSLPMPVGSQPLSLPSSFTQPSEGQPNMSQPLPPTSSTSTHGQPDQSQNPFL